A stretch of DNA from Aliarcobacter thereius LMG 24486:
CAACCAGAAGCTTATATTCCAAGATCTGATCTGTTTATAGAAAAAGATAGCTCTATAAATGAAGAGTTGGAAAGATTAAGACTTAGTACAACAGCTTCACTACTGTCTTTTGATGATGTAATTGTAATAGCTTCAGTATCAGCAAACTATGGATTAGGAAATCCAAGTGAATATAAAGCTATGGTTCAGAGAATTGAAGTAGGGTTTGAATATAGCCAAAGAGAGTTTTTATTAAAACTAATAGAGATGGGATATAAAAGAAATGATAGCTTTTTTGATAGATCAGATTTTAGAGTAAATGGAGATGTAATAGATATATTTCCAGCTTATTATGAGGATGAATTTATAAGAGTTGAATTTTTTGGTGATGAAGTTGAAAGTATTACAAAGCATGAGTATTTGACAAATGAAAAAATAGAAGATTTGAAAGAAGTAATAATATATTCAGTTAATCCTTTTGTTGTAACAAAAGATAATTTAAGTAGAGCAGTTAAACAAATAGAAGATGAATTGGAAGATAGATTAAACTACTATAAACAAGAAGATAAACTTGTAGAACATCAAAGACTTAAACAAAGAGTTGAATTTGATTTAGAGATGATTGAAGCTACTGGAATGTGTAAAGGTATTGAAAATTATGCAAGACATTTAACAGGATTAAAACCAGAAGAGACTCCATATTCATTGCTTGATTATTTTTCTCAAATGGATAAAGATTTTTTACTTGTAGTTGATGAATCACATGTCTCTTTAAGTCAGTTTAGAGGAATGCATGCAGCTGATAGAAGTAGAAAAGAGGTTTTAGTTGAGTATGGTTTTAGATTACCAAGTGCATTGGATAATAGACCTCTTAAGTTTGATGAGTTTATAAATAAAGCTCCAAATTATATTTTCGTAAGTGCAACACCAAATGAACTTGAAATAGAATTAAGTGCAACCGTTGCTGAGCAAATAATTAGACCAACAGGATTACTTGACCCAATAATAGATATTGTTGATAGTGAATTCCAAGTAGAAAAACTCCATGATGAGATAAAAAAAGTAGTAGCAAAGAATCAAAGAGTTTTAGTAACAGTTCTTACAAAGAAAATGGCAGAAGAACTTGCAAAATATTATGCTGATTTAGGGATAAAAGTAAAATATATGCATAGTGAAATAGATGCAATACAGAGAAATCAAATAATAAGAG
This window harbors:
- the uvrB gene encoding excinuclease ABC subunit UvrB, with product MAKFEVVSDYSPNGDQPKAIEALSSSIEAGNKYNTLLGVTGSGKTYTIAKVIEKVQKPTLIMTHNKTLAAQLYSEFKQFFPNNHVEYFISYYDYYQPEAYIPRSDLFIEKDSSINEELERLRLSTTASLLSFDDVIVIASVSANYGLGNPSEYKAMVQRIEVGFEYSQREFLLKLIEMGYKRNDSFFDRSDFRVNGDVIDIFPAYYEDEFIRVEFFGDEVESITKHEYLTNEKIEDLKEVIIYSVNPFVVTKDNLSRAVKQIEDELEDRLNYYKQEDKLVEHQRLKQRVEFDLEMIEATGMCKGIENYARHLTGLKPEETPYSLLDYFSQMDKDFLLVVDESHVSLSQFRGMHAADRSRKEVLVEYGFRLPSALDNRPLKFDEFINKAPNYIFVSATPNELEIELSATVAEQIIRPTGLLDPIIDIVDSEFQVEKLHDEIKKVVAKNQRVLVTVLTKKMAEELAKYYADLGIKVKYMHSEIDAIQRNQIIRELRLGTFDVLIGINLLREGLDIPETSLVAILDADKEGFLRSKTSLIQTIGRAARNENGRVILFAKKITASMQFAIDETNRRRKLQEEHNIKFNITPKSTTRKLDESLRLEEYDTVALKKQRLEKMPASERKKILIELNKQMKKAASDLNFEEAIRLRDEIAKYKDM